A stretch of the Halomonas sp. CH40 genome encodes the following:
- a CDS encoding transporter substrate-binding domain-containing protein: MRNFTQGFSKTFTTAIAVMGATAVLAMPSHARDLEEIRDDVFQVVNSGAYPPFSFVNTQGELVGFDVDIAQALAEKMGVEVNVQSSPWNGIIAAMVGGRFDACICSMSITEERQEVLDFTDPYYSSGLSIWVQEETNDISSIDDFEGKRVGSTLGETGNQWAVENGDGKWRNQTFQGLPDIMSALNSGRIDVMIADDVPVLVAMQESERDIKMIDVGELPRWPAAISIQKDNPELLAALNVALADIKEDGTYQAIVDKWIGEGANIE; encoded by the coding sequence ATGAGAAACTTTACCCAAGGCTTTTCCAAGACTTTCACCACTGCCATTGCCGTGATGGGAGCGACTGCCGTACTCGCTATGCCCAGCCACGCTCGTGACCTGGAAGAAATTCGCGACGACGTCTTTCAGGTGGTGAACTCCGGTGCCTACCCGCCGTTCAGTTTTGTTAACACCCAGGGCGAGCTGGTTGGCTTTGACGTTGATATTGCACAAGCACTGGCCGAGAAAATGGGCGTTGAGGTCAACGTTCAGTCATCGCCCTGGAACGGCATTATTGCCGCCATGGTCGGCGGGCGCTTTGATGCCTGTATCTGCAGCATGAGCATCACCGAAGAGCGTCAGGAAGTGCTCGACTTTACCGACCCCTACTACAGCTCTGGCCTGTCCATCTGGGTGCAGGAAGAGACCAACGACATCAGCAGCATTGACGATTTCGAAGGTAAGCGGGTCGGCTCGACGCTGGGTGAGACCGGTAACCAGTGGGCAGTGGAAAACGGTGACGGCAAGTGGCGTAACCAGACGTTCCAGGGCCTGCCTGACATCATGAGTGCGCTGAACTCAGGCCGCATTGACGTCATGATCGCCGACGATGTGCCGGTACTGGTTGCCATGCAGGAGAGCGAGCGGGATATCAAGATGATTGATGTGGGCGAGCTGCCGCGCTGGCCTGCCGCCATTTCGATTCAAAAGGACAACCCTGAGCTGCTTGCCGCATTGAACGTGGCACTGGCCGACATCAAGGAAGACGGCACTTATCAGGCGATTGTTGATAAGTGGATCGGCGAAGGCGCCAACATCGAGTAA
- a CDS encoding amino acid ABC transporter permease: MQFDFTPVITYFPTLLSGIGVMLMIAVTVAFFSIVGGLVIAVITLYTNKVVSWPLRFFIWLFMTTPLLLQLYFLYFGLGDLILIPAIVVGILGLGFHYMAYNADIFTATISSVSDGQYEASRSLGFGHWRTIVYIIVPQAFIRSVPQLGNNMILMVKDTSVLSAIGVAELVYASQYAISVTFRPFEFFIAIAVIYYLLNIAMELGQAWFERRTAYRR; the protein is encoded by the coding sequence ATGCAGTTTGATTTTACGCCTGTTATTACCTATTTCCCGACCTTGCTAAGCGGCATTGGCGTTATGCTGATGATCGCCGTCACCGTTGCGTTTTTTTCCATTGTGGGTGGCCTGGTGATTGCGGTCATCACTCTGTATACCAATAAGGTGGTCAGCTGGCCGCTGCGCTTCTTTATCTGGCTGTTCATGACCACGCCGCTTCTGCTGCAGCTGTATTTTCTCTATTTCGGCCTGGGTGATTTGATCCTGATTCCGGCGATTGTGGTCGGCATCCTGGGGCTTGGTTTTCACTATATGGCCTATAACGCCGATATTTTCACCGCCACTATTTCATCGGTATCCGACGGCCAGTATGAGGCCTCACGTTCGCTGGGCTTTGGCCACTGGCGAACCATCGTCTACATCATTGTTCCCCAGGCGTTTATCCGTTCTGTGCCGCAGCTGGGCAACAATATGATCCTGATGGTCAAGGACACCTCAGTGTTATCCGCCATCGGCGTGGCCGAGTTGGTGTATGCCTCCCAGTATGCGATCAGCGTGACTTTCCGGCCATTCGAATTCTTTATTGCCATTGCCGTCATCTATTACCTGCTCAATATTGCCATGGAGCTGGGCCAGGCATGGTTCGAACGGCGCACCGCCTATCGCCGCTGA
- a CDS encoding amino acid ABC transporter permease, whose amino-acid sequence MDFNLMVEITPLLIQAAGVTIDISARAIFFGFFIACGLVFLRTARIRPLRWLARSYISVVRGTPYFVQLLLVFYGGPSIGLRLDPFTCGVVVGAFNIGAYMSEAIRGAIESVDSGQNEAARSLGFGKLRTLLFVVLPQAAGLMIRSVGVLAIVLVKNSSLVSIISVVELTYQAQRLIGSTYKPLEIFTLSALMYIVIVYAVMGMMELAFRRATRYQTR is encoded by the coding sequence ATGGACTTCAACCTGATGGTCGAGATCACGCCGCTGCTGATACAGGCAGCCGGGGTCACGATCGACATCTCGGCCCGTGCCATCTTCTTCGGGTTTTTCATCGCCTGTGGGTTGGTGTTTCTGCGCACCGCTCGCATACGTCCGCTGCGCTGGCTGGCACGCAGCTATATCAGCGTGGTGCGCGGCACGCCCTATTTTGTTCAGCTGCTGCTGGTGTTTTACGGTGGCCCCAGCATTGGGTTGCGGCTTGACCCCTTCACCTGCGGGGTTGTCGTCGGTGCCTTCAACATCGGCGCCTATATGAGTGAGGCGATTCGCGGGGCTATCGAGTCCGTCGACAGTGGCCAGAATGAAGCGGCGCGCTCACTCGGGTTTGGCAAGCTGCGCACCCTGCTGTTTGTTGTCCTGCCTCAGGCAGCCGGGCTAATGATCCGTTCGGTGGGGGTTCTGGCCATTGTGCTGGTCAAGAATTCCTCACTGGTATCGATTATCTCTGTGGTCGAGCTTACCTATCAGGCCCAGCGTCTGATCGGCTCTACCTACAAGCCGCTGGAGATCTTCACACTCAGCGCCTTGATGTACATCGTCATCGTCTACGCCGTGATGGGCATGATGGAGCTGGCCTTTCGGCGCGCCACGCGCTACCAGACCCGCTAA
- the nhaC gene encoding Na+/H+ antiporter NhaC, which yields MSTTTQDTHKRPSFLGAITVIGFLCFMMFAQIFILGEDWVTHISLIFAIVVCAIVALASGFNWQDIQKGILYGCEIAMLPMLILMMVGILVASWIASGTIPSLVYYGLQLINPSYFLFTAVIVCAVASLVTGSSWTTAATFGVAFIGIGSGLGISPAMTAGAVISGAIFGDKISPVSDSTNLAAGVAEANLFDHIRSMFYTTGPALIITIILFFFIGMQFDGEGADISRTAELLAGIRENFSVGLLTFIPPLVVVVLAYRRINALAVMVIGSLLGAGLAVANQGVALGDMMNYMNYGYVSETGVEAVDELLSRGGLQSMMWTISLGFIGLSLGGLLEKTRMLEVILEKMGKLVSNSRGLIVTHVFSSLATNLFSASQYIAIIIPGRMFVPAYRKLKILPSVCSRTCEDSATVTSPLVPWGLGGAYYMGVLDVSAWDYMGWTFLAIITPIIAILYGLFNIFIWREGERNDVNTYSQSGLDNQPDTGSEPAPQSAQH from the coding sequence ATGTCAACAACCACGCAAGACACCCATAAGCGCCCTTCATTTCTGGGCGCAATTACCGTTATCGGGTTTCTGTGCTTCATGATGTTTGCGCAGATTTTTATCCTCGGTGAAGACTGGGTAACGCATATTTCACTGATTTTTGCCATCGTGGTCTGCGCCATCGTCGCGTTGGCTTCCGGCTTCAATTGGCAGGATATCCAGAAAGGCATCCTGTATGGCTGCGAAATTGCCATGCTGCCGATGCTGATTCTGATGATGGTCGGGATTCTGGTGGCCAGCTGGATCGCCTCAGGGACCATTCCATCCCTGGTCTATTACGGCCTGCAGCTGATCAACCCCTCGTATTTCCTGTTCACTGCGGTGATTGTCTGCGCCGTTGCCTCACTGGTGACTGGCAGTTCATGGACCACCGCCGCCACCTTTGGCGTGGCCTTTATCGGCATCGGCAGCGGGCTGGGCATTTCTCCGGCGATGACCGCCGGGGCGGTGATTTCCGGGGCGATCTTTGGTGACAAGATTTCACCGGTATCAGACTCAACCAACCTGGCCGCCGGGGTGGCCGAAGCCAACCTGTTTGATCACATCCGTTCGATGTTCTACACCACCGGCCCTGCGCTGATCATTACCATTATTCTGTTCTTTTTCATCGGCATGCAGTTTGATGGTGAAGGCGCAGATATCTCTCGCACCGCTGAACTTTTGGCCGGTATTCGGGAGAATTTTTCGGTTGGGCTGTTAACCTTTATTCCGCCACTGGTGGTTGTGGTACTGGCCTATCGGCGCATTAATGCGCTGGCGGTGATGGTGATCGGCAGCCTGCTGGGTGCGGGCCTTGCCGTGGCCAACCAGGGCGTTGCGCTAGGCGACATGATGAACTACATGAACTACGGCTATGTCTCGGAAACCGGCGTGGAAGCGGTGGATGAACTGCTCAGCCGCGGAGGCCTGCAAAGCATGATGTGGACCATCTCACTGGGCTTCATCGGCTTGAGCCTGGGCGGTTTGCTGGAAAAAACCCGTATGCTGGAAGTTATCCTGGAAAAAATGGGCAAACTGGTGAGCAATTCACGTGGGTTGATCGTCACACACGTTTTCTCGTCGCTGGCCACTAACCTGTTCTCGGCCAGCCAGTATATTGCCATCATCATTCCGGGGCGCATGTTTGTACCCGCCTACCGCAAGCTGAAAATTCTGCCCTCGGTATGCTCCCGCACCTGTGAAGACTCGGCAACCGTCACTTCACCCCTGGTGCCCTGGGGGCTGGGTGGCGCCTATTACATGGGCGTGCTGGACGTTTCCGCATGGGATTATATGGGCTGGACGTTTTTGGCAATCATCACGCCGATCATCGCCATTCTCTATGGCCTGTTCAACATCTTTATCTGGCGGGAAGGCGAGCGTAACGACGTTAACACCTACAGCCAATCAGGCCTTGATAATCAGCCGGATACTGGCTCAGAGCCAGCGCCGCAGAGCGCTCAGCATTAA
- a CDS encoding universal stress protein, whose translation MYKNILITTAADNNSTIRQKIEVARKLADEDSTLQIISVMERIPPYIAPSLPSDYRETTAQRIREGIQRNVGAHDYDIHIVEGNAAHQVVKFAKRHHIDCIVISSKRPGFTEQFMGSTALNVVRQAECTVTVVR comes from the coding sequence GTGTACAAGAATATTCTGATCACGACAGCAGCCGACAACAACTCCACTATCAGGCAGAAAATTGAGGTTGCCCGCAAGCTGGCCGACGAAGACAGCACTCTGCAGATCATTTCTGTCATGGAGCGTATTCCGCCTTATATAGCACCCTCACTGCCGAGCGATTACCGTGAAACCACCGCCCAGCGCATCCGCGAAGGTATTCAGCGCAATGTCGGTGCTCATGACTACGATATTCATATCGTCGAAGGGAATGCCGCCCATCAGGTAGTGAAATTTGCCAAACGCCATCACATTGACTGTATTGTGATTTCATCCAAGCGCCCTGGGTTTACAGAGCAGTTTATGGGCTCAACGGCATTGAACGTGGTGCGCCAGGCAGAATGTACGGTCACCGTTGTCCGTTAA